The genomic stretch GTTCGCATTTGATCTCGTCGTGGAGGGTTTAACATCTGATCCTTtgtgtttttgttgttgttttaatCTTTCTTTTGGAGGTATAAGTTAAAATCGTTTTCATTATCGCCtttgattttgatttcttttttctcCTACTCTTACATAGTTGTCATGATTTATCGCACATAGTCGTCTTTCTTACACGCCCAATTCGCAaagtcttttggaaggttgaggaGGTAATCTATTTTGTCTGTGACGAAATATTTAACCAATAGTTTGTTTCCTGGAGATTAACAAAACTAGTGGCGGATTTGCTTCTTCCATCGACAATTTCTTTTCTTGGGTGTAAAGTGTACAGTATGGATATTGGTATTTGGGCTTCCAATCTTTCTACCAAATGTAGGCAATCTTCTTTAAAACCCACCTGCAATCATACTCAGTGAGAAAGCCTTAGATGACGTATTTTTGTTGGCATTACTTGGACGGTTTGACCATCCCTGGGATAatttttagtaaattatattattatgttaAGTTGTTGGTTACTTGTCCCATAATTAATGCTTTGTCTTAAATAGGACCAAAGAGCATAATAGCTGGTAGTAAGAAAATTTTAGCTTATTTCTCTGGAGATACACATCGGTTGCAATTAACTTGTACTTTTGTTAAGCATGTTGTGTCTATCATCATAGTTACACTATAATTGGCTTCTCATAATTTGTCATTCTGCATGAATAGGTGCAAGATGAAATAAGGAAGTCGCTTGTTAATTGGTCACTGCCAGTTCCCAGGTAAATTTTTTTGTCTTAATTTTGTATTCAGTGTTCTGCATCCAAAGTACCTTGCAATAGTTCTTTTATGTGTTCCTCATGGGCTTGGATGTATAGAACAACTCGATTTTTGTCATTACTTGCGAAGCATGACCAGTTCAAAAATGCTTGTCATGTTTGTATTGTGGCTATGTTGCTCTTTGTGCCTGTTATATACTTTACAACAATTGCTGAATACACTTAAATATATTAGGACATCTGTATATTCCATTCTTATTTATATTAATTCGTGGTACATAtagaacaataatatcatctatataAGTCCTCAACACATGTTGAACACAACATATGTATGTATTTTAGTCATTTGGCCTacaatattttctaattttttgGGTATGCATTTAAAGTACTTTAAGAAATTATTGTTGTTTATATGAATAATTGTTCTGCTTTGAGATACATATATGACACTCGTATGTTTTAACCATACAAAATTTATCCTAGAcacaaaattgtctttttccatGTTATGTCATGTCCTACTTTTTCCATATCTTGTCATGTTTCCCTGTCCATAATAACTTGTAGTGTTTGGTGCTTAAACATAGGCAAGTATACTGTTAGAACTTTATTAACTTGACATATATCATCTTACATGAGCATTTCAGTAATTTATCTGTTGCATTTAGTAGCATTTGAGTGTCTGATGTCTGCATGTTATAAATGGGCCAGTAAAAGATATTGTCATTTGCTCAGTTCGGATGCTGAGTTATACCAGCTGCAATTCCAGAATGGCTTGCCTGAGAATTTTTACACATTAAAGCCAATAATGACAAAGGACCAAAATCTTGTCCAGATATCAATAATTGATACTACCACAGGAAAAAGGGTCACTTCTGGTCGCTGGTCTTCAGTGATGGTTGAGGTTCTTGCTCTCCATGGTGATTTTTATTGTGATGGACAAAAAAGATGGACTAAAGATGAATTCAACAATCATATTGTTGTTGCAAGAGAGGGTAAAGGACCACTGCTTATGGGAAAACTGGTTATTCAGCTGACCAATGGTGTTGGTTATCTTGATAATGTCTCTTTTAGTGATAACTCCATTTGGACTAGAAGTCAGAAGTTTAGGCTAGCTGTGAGACTTTATAAAGCTGAAGGAGCTCAAGAAGGAATAAGTGAACCTCTCCGGGTAAAGGATCGTCGTGGACAGTGTAAGTCCACATTTTGTTAACCTTTTTCACTTCTTTAATTATCGCTTGACTATTATGGAGACAAGTGCATGTGATTTTGCAATTAAACTAGAAACTTGTAGATACCAAAATGCACCATAAAGAAGGAAGCATTATGTTAATTGAACTTGATTTAAGACACCAGAGATCAACATAAATCATTATGAGAATGCTATCTAAGGTAATTTTTGTTGCGTTCTTAGTAGCAAAATCTAGTTTCTCAAGTATTCATGGAAAATTGAATTAGACTGAGCAAACAGCCTTACTTCTTGCAAGACTGCAGTTTATCGAAACTAGCATGTATAATATATTACTTACATTGATTCTTGCTGAAATTGCTATGCTTTCTTAAGAATGTGGTTGTAGGTCTCTAATTATAACAATCTTATCAAAAGATGTACTAGGAACATCCAAAACCCACAGAAGAAAGCCATTCAGAAAAGATCATCAAGCAACCcatgagagaaaaaaagaaaaattaaggcTGATTGCTGCAAGAAGAAGAGGGTAGATGGAGTTTAACATGCCTTACTGCAAGAAGAAGGTGATAAAGTCAGGAGCATCAAGATTAAAACATCATCTATATGCTTGCATTAATGAACAGGAATTCATGGTTGAAAATATGTAAACTGATAGTCATATACAGAAGAACTCCCCAAGGAACTTAATGATGTTTTTAAAATGATATTCAACTTTGGTCTCCAGACCATGGGCATTCTGTTCAGTTTTACATTTTATTGTTAAGGTCTCATcaatatttgtatttttttattctttacctGGAATAAGTTATATAAATCTATGCTAAGAAAAGAATGATTTATCAAGTAAATGCCTTTACTTCTGAAGTGTTTTCTTATAAACattgtgtgaaaaatattttcttgTTGCAAAATAGTGTGATCATAGAGCATATACACCTGTATACTTGAATAACTTAAGAAAAGGGGAGCTTTTTAGTGCATCGTGGTATGAGTTTAAACTTTTGACAATCATTGTTATAGGAGCTCATTCAGGTAGCTAGGAGGGCCTTCAAGTTTCTTGCAAAGATATATTGCATATCAggggtttaaaaaaaatatcagttGATGTTTGCAGCGTATTGTAGAGTTGACGTTCTTTATAAGGATTTATAGTTTGTCAACCCTTGAAATTTGTAACTAGAATACAGAATTTGAGGTTTGCATAATCATCATTCACACTAACATGATTGGAACCTGCAGCCTTCAAAGAATGTTATCCATAAATAGGCTGAATTTCTATTTTATTAATAATCTTAGGTGACAATTTTGAAGGGATAATGCAGCAAATTATGTGTCTCATCATGGTAACATACATTGATCAAAGTAAGCAAGGGTTTATATTACAGTGTTTTATTGTCTTCAATTTCAGTGAACGAGAAGCATCATCCTCCATCATTGACTGATGAAGTCTGGTACCTGGAGAAAATACGGAAAGATGGtccttttcacaaaagacttgtgaATGCTGGAATACATTGTGTGAAACAATTTTTACAAGCCCTTTCTATGGATCATGATAATCTGCGCAAAGTAACAAATACCTGCCAGTTCTTTTTTACCTGAGAAGTTCAATTACAAGAtcatttattaatatatttttttctcttgtcAAACTTCAGTTACTTGGCAATGGAGAGTCAAGCAAGAAAGGAATTGCAAAAAGGACATGGGAAGCAATTGTTGCAAATGCTAGGGAATGTCCACCAGGCAAAGAGCTTTATTCTTATAATGTTGTTGGACAGAGTGTCACTCTCATTTTCAACTCGGTGTATGAGCTTCTTGGGGCAAAACTGGATGGCCATTATCACACTATCAGTAACTTCAGTGCACCTCAGAAGGTTCATATTAGAATTCAGGATATATCTCCAGatattcattgatgattattgttGCTAATGCTAGTTTTTTCTTATTCTGCATTTGCATGTTCATAATTCAATATATCTTATAACTTGGTTTAAGAAGATTGTGGTGGACCTTTTTAAAGCACAGGTAATAAGGTAAGATGATCCCTGCTGTAGGTTAGACCTGTCAAATTGTCAGGGTGGTCCAGGGTTTGGGTCAAGCTTCAAACACAATGGCCAGATAGAATGATCTTGCTAGCACAATGTCTTGATCAACTACTGAGGGCAGGTGGCTGCTCcattctttctttttattgataaaacACTTGTtgggtgaaattatgcatgcagttTCTTGGGAGAAAACTGAAGTAGCTGCTTTGTCATTCCCAAAGTTTAATTTCTTCGTCTCTCTTTTCCTTTATAATCGTATGGTTCCAAGTCCTTTCTGTTTGCTTCACAGAATGTTCTGTCACCTCTCCTCTACCTCTACCAAACCTtcttttgccctttcttctgcatCTATCAGTAGAATTCCTCCAGCTTTTGATGGTATTGCTCTCGTCCTAGCTCCTGGGTTTTGGTGGGAATGTGGATTGATTTATCCGCAATAGGGGACCATAGAGAGTGAATAGGGTTAGTTAGCTTTACAATTAAAACAATTGATGGCAGTCAGATAAGAGGTAAATTTACAGCGACAATTGTTCTCGTGCATATCTAGCATTATTCTAGTTCTTTTGTGAAAGGGTTTCAGGAAGTGTTTATGTGCTCCAAGAACAACAATATTAAATTGCTATTTGGTAAAAGATTAAATGTCAAAACAGCTTGCTTATATTACTCTTTTTGAAAGAAAACAACAACCACAAGTTTGAGCACAAACAGGTCTCACAGAGTCCATTCCTAGAACGAGTTACTATAAACAATGTAAAGTGAATATTGGTTGTTGCTTCAATAACCTTTAGTAATTGATACCTGTTCAAACGTCACACCTTCAAGCATGTTCTTTGTTTTTGGTTGGATGACTTCCAAAGGTTGAAATTTTGAGGGACTTTACCGAATCTGAATTAACTCGTGCTCTGAATAGTTTCCTTCTGGCTGATGGCATGTTGTGGCATCAGTTGACTTAGTATTCTTGCATTTAGGATGAATTTTCTCTTAAGCTGGTCTAGGTAGTTAATTTCCAAGTAGGAAAGCAGCAAGTTCAATGAGCATAAGCCAGAAAGGCAGAAACCATGCTGTAATTCTTTCCTTCAAGTTTTGTGGTTACACTTGTATTACATGAAAGCGAGTACTTCATATTGAGCATTACCAAAGAAAGTTCTTGCATAACTATTAGCTTATTCTAATTTGTTCAAAAAGATATAAAGTGAAATCTTATGCAATTTGTAACATAAGTTTTCTCTTAAGATAGTTATTTTGTCACAGGTATAAAGTTGATGACCGGGGTTTATCTATTTCATGGTACCATTGTGGTAAGATGTCATGAGCCAATGTCCTTTTGGTTTGCAGGCTTTAGTAGAGATCTGGAAAGGACTTGcttttgaagatacgaaaagctttaactCGGATCACATGATGGTTGACAACATTCCTGTTCCCCTCTCTCAAGAATATGATCACTTAGTTACAGTATCAAGCTCACTTGGCTCACGTGTTCCACGTCTTTCAGGTACCTAACCATTGTCTCTCAAAAAAGTTTCATGCTTTGATcttcttttgatatttttgtaATTTTGAACAgatgatgcatttggacaagtggGTTTACTTAATGAACCTTTTGCACCATATGGTGAGATTACAAATCATTTACCTCAACTGGTAGATACTTTTTCTAAATATGGTGTTCATCCTTTAAAGAAATCTACATGCTCTCAGGAAACAGAAAATTCCTGTGTAAGTGATACTTTCCTTTGTACTTCTATTTTTGTTTGTAGCACTTCATGGCTTGGACACATTTTGATCATGTAAAATATCATGGGAGTCATTTATTTCAGGCATTAAGTTAAAATTCTGAGAACTGAACTTGTACTTGTGGGGATCACAGAACATGATGGTGGAGGTGTTAAGGTGCTGCATCCAGCAACTAATGCCCACAAATTCTGGATTCCATATGTTGGTCTGTCATGATGCATCTCCTTGGGAAAACCAATTCATTAATTTGATGGGCCTATAACCATGTGATACAAAATGCTTAAGACCAAGTTAATGATAATAGACCCATCTATCCATATAAATCAATTCAATCCTTATTCTGCTACTCTCAAGCATTATGTTCCATTTATTGCAGAAGAAACTAGTCAAGGAAATTTACTTAGTGCGATATGATATGACATGAAGAAACATTTTCAGTCAAACCTGAGGCTTTAGTTGTTGGCCTATTATCTTAAATCTGTGGGGTGAAATGCATAAATTTCTCAGGAGAGGAAATCCTAAATTTTCCCACTCTAAAACATGTAACTGCATGACAATACAGGAGTAagttagtttatatattaaaacaAATTAGCATCTATTTCCTTAATGCAGTAGGTCTGGTGTCTTGGTATGGGTTGTATCATTGGTCGTGTTTATGCCAGTAGAATTATTTTCCATCAGTGATTCAAGAAGTGCAGTATATTGAATGTCAAGCTTCTAGGTAGTAATgaactgttttttttttaatctgttaTCTCTGAAGAGACAGTAACAAAGTGTTGAAAAGTGGCTGGTGCATAGTATGTTGCTGAGTGGGCTACTGAATGATTAGGATCCTCAGATGAGCTTATAAGTTGCATTGCTGTATATGACACAGGGTTACCAGCTAGTCTA from Musa acuminata AAA Group cultivar baxijiao chromosome BXJ1-3, Cavendish_Baxijiao_AAA, whole genome shotgun sequence encodes the following:
- the LOC103979550 gene encoding calmodulin-binding protein 60 A isoform X1; translation: MATKKRPLLAPGEEEREGGEGSRTIKRWRPLILEVMGEQHMKRFLTRLESVVRRAVQDEIRKSLVNWSLPVPSKRYCHLLSSDAELYQLQFQNGLPENFYTLKPIMTKDQNLVQISIIDTTTGKRVTSGRWSSVMVEVLALHGDFYCDGQKRWTKDEFNNHIVVAREGKGPLLMGKLVIQLTNGVGYLDNVSFSDNSIWTRSQKFRLAVRLYKAEGAQEGISEPLRVKDRRGQLNEKHHPPSLTDEVWYLEKIRKDGPFHKRLVNAGIHCVKQFLQALSMDHDNLRKLLGNGESSKKGIAKRTWEAIVANARECPPGKELYSYNVVGQSVTLIFNSVYELLGAKLDGHYHTISNFSAPQKALVEIWKGLAFEDTKSFNSDHMMVDNIPVPLSQEYDHLVTVSSSLGSRVPRLSDDAFGQVGLLNEPFAPYGEITNHLPQLVDTFSKYGVHPLKKSTCSQETENSCPVSTEIINLLVNHSTMCPPTPNGIQIPESSIQMENDELVTQVGIEQFFHDTSAKQSMQSFQAPGSFQATMFNSSDNVDEHTFQNEPCTSRLVERSLREDEIDKFIMETWQPDITMTLVATSIRKWVKLIAVVQVWNLYQQVSRC
- the LOC103979550 gene encoding calmodulin-binding protein 60 A isoform X2; the protein is MATKKRPLLAPGEEEREGGEGSRTIKRWRPLILEVMGEQHMKRFLTRLESVVRRAVQDEIRKSLVNWSLPVPSSDAELYQLQFQNGLPENFYTLKPIMTKDQNLVQISIIDTTTGKRVTSGRWSSVMVEVLALHGDFYCDGQKRWTKDEFNNHIVVAREGKGPLLMGKLVIQLTNGVGYLDNVSFSDNSIWTRSQKFRLAVRLYKAEGAQEGISEPLRVKDRRGQLNEKHHPPSLTDEVWYLEKIRKDGPFHKRLVNAGIHCVKQFLQALSMDHDNLRKLLGNGESSKKGIAKRTWEAIVANARECPPGKELYSYNVVGQSVTLIFNSVYELLGAKLDGHYHTISNFSAPQKALVEIWKGLAFEDTKSFNSDHMMVDNIPVPLSQEYDHLVTVSSSLGSRVPRLSDDAFGQVGLLNEPFAPYGEITNHLPQLVDTFSKYGVHPLKKSTCSQETENSCPVSTEIINLLVNHSTMCPPTPNGIQIPESSIQMENDELVTQVGIEQFFHDTSAKQSMQSFQAPGSFQATMFNSSDNVDEHTFQNEPCTSRLVERSLREDEIDKFIMETWQPDITMTLVATSIRKWVKLIAVVQVWNLYQQVSRC